A single region of the Leptolyngbya subtilissima AS-A7 genome encodes:
- a CDS encoding four-carbon acid sugar kinase family protein yields the protein MAQPKIIVLDDDPTGSQTVHSCLLLMRWDVDTLRQGLRDDSPIFFVLTNTRALTAAAAEQVTREVCQHLKQAIALEGIQDFLVVSRSDSTLRGHYPVETDAIAQELGPFDAHFLVPAFFEGGRITRDSVHYLMVDGVPTPVHETEFAKDSVFGYSTSYLPDYVAEKTAGRIPAASVERFTLENIRGGSLERLMTLEHNVCCAVDGETQADLNQFAQDLLAAAAQGKKFLFRSAASILTALAALLPQPIDASHMRTYVRGGRPGAIIVGSHVKKTTQQLEQLLQEPGVTGIEVDVAQLRDGEPGHHKAVLEDILNQVNKAHEVGQVPVVYTSRQELAFDTVQARLDFGVEVSSLLMDVIKGLPSDIGFLISKGGITSNDTLSTGLALRTARLLGQILPGVSAVRTPADHPQFPDLPVVLFPGNVGDERALTLTYQRLVGQ from the coding sequence ATGGCTCAGCCCAAGATTATTGTTTTAGACGACGACCCTACCGGTTCTCAAACGGTGCATAGCTGCCTGCTGCTGATGCGGTGGGACGTAGACACTCTGCGCCAGGGGCTGCGCGATGACTCACCAATTTTCTTTGTGCTGACCAACACCCGCGCGCTCACTGCCGCCGCTGCTGAGCAGGTGACCCGCGAGGTTTGCCAGCATCTCAAGCAGGCGATCGCCCTCGAAGGCATTCAGGATTTTCTTGTTGTCAGTCGCTCCGACTCAACCCTACGGGGCCACTATCCGGTGGAGACCGATGCGATCGCCCAAGAACTTGGCCCCTTCGACGCCCACTTCTTGGTGCCCGCCTTTTTTGAAGGAGGCCGCATCACCCGCGACAGTGTCCATTACTTGATGGTGGATGGCGTACCCACTCCCGTGCACGAGACCGAGTTCGCCAAAGATTCGGTGTTTGGCTACAGCACCAGCTATCTACCCGACTACGTCGCCGAAAAAACCGCTGGGCGCATCCCGGCTGCATCTGTAGAACGCTTTACCCTTGAGAATATTCGGGGGGGTTCGCTAGAGCGGCTGATGACCCTAGAGCACAACGTCTGCTGTGCTGTGGATGGCGAAACCCAAGCTGACCTAAACCAGTTCGCCCAGGATTTGCTTGCGGCCGCTGCCCAGGGCAAAAAGTTTCTGTTTCGCAGCGCTGCCAGCATTCTCACGGCCCTAGCCGCCCTACTGCCCCAGCCCATCGATGCTAGTCACATGCGTACCTACGTGCGCGGTGGCCGCCCCGGAGCCATCATTGTCGGCTCTCATGTGAAGAAAACTACCCAGCAGCTTGAGCAGCTCTTACAGGAACCCGGAGTGACCGGTATCGAAGTGGACGTGGCACAGCTCCGAGACGGGGAGCCTGGTCATCACAAAGCGGTGCTAGAGGATATTCTTAACCAGGTAAACAAGGCCCACGAAGTTGGCCAAGTGCCCGTGGTCTACACTAGCCGCCAGGAACTCGCCTTCGACACCGTTCAGGCCCGGCTCGACTTTGGTGTCGAAGTCTCTTCCTTACTAATGGATGTAATTAAAGGATTACCCAGCGATATTGGGTTCCTCATCAGCAAGGGCGGCATCACCTCCAACGACACCCTCAGCACTGGGTTAGCGTTGCGTACCGCCCGGCTACTTGGCCAAATTCTACCTGGAGTCTCTGCCGTGCGCACCCCCGCTGATCACCCCCAGTTTCCTGATCTGCCAGTGGTGCTTTTCCCCGGCAATGTGGGAGACGAGAGGGCTCTGACGCTGACCTATCAACGATTGGTGGGCCAATAG
- the hslO gene encoding Hsp33 family molecular chaperone HslO encodes MVDQLIRATAADGGVRVVGVITTKLTEVARQRHNLSYVATAALGRTLSAGLLLASSMKQPQGRVNIRVRGDGPLGGVLVDAGMDGTARGYVDNPAVELPPNAQGKLDVGRAVGRNGYVYVVRDMGYGYPYSSTVGLVSGEIGDDLTHYLVSSEQTPSALILGVFVGANGVEAAGGLLLQILPRAAEDTEMVALIESRLAGLTGFTPLLRANKTLPQIFDELVGDLGLEILPETQMVQFSCPCSFDRMLRALKMLGEDELQDMIETDNGAEAICHFCNEVYHTNSDQLAQLIVDLREERQEAGR; translated from the coding sequence ATGGTAGATCAACTGATTCGGGCTACCGCCGCCGATGGCGGTGTACGGGTGGTAGGCGTTATCACGACTAAACTCACTGAGGTGGCTCGGCAGCGCCACAACCTCTCCTACGTAGCGACCGCTGCCCTGGGTCGTACCCTTTCGGCGGGTCTGCTGTTGGCCTCCAGCATGAAACAACCCCAGGGCCGGGTAAACATTCGCGTGCGGGGAGATGGTCCCCTAGGCGGCGTTTTGGTAGATGCCGGTATGGATGGCACTGCCCGTGGCTATGTGGACAACCCTGCTGTGGAGCTGCCCCCCAATGCCCAGGGCAAACTCGATGTCGGCAGGGCTGTAGGCCGCAACGGCTACGTCTATGTAGTTCGCGATATGGGCTACGGCTACCCCTACTCCAGCACCGTTGGGCTAGTCTCAGGGGAAATTGGTGATGACCTCACCCACTACCTGGTGAGTTCTGAGCAAACCCCCTCGGCCCTGATACTAGGTGTATTTGTAGGCGCCAATGGGGTTGAGGCAGCCGGGGGCCTGCTGCTGCAAATTTTGCCCCGTGCTGCCGAAGATACCGAAATGGTGGCTCTAATTGAAAGTCGTCTGGCCGGATTGACCGGCTTTACCCCCCTGCTGCGAGCCAACAAGACGTTGCCTCAGATCTTTGATGAGCTGGTAGGCGATCTGGGCCTAGAAATTTTGCCTGAAACTCAAATGGTGCAGTTTTCCTGTCCCTGCTCGTTCGATCGCATGCTGAGGGCGCTCAAGATGCTGGGCGAAGATGAGCTGCAAGACATGATTGAAACAGATAACGGGGCTGAAGCCATCTGTCATTTTTGCAATGAGGTCTACCACACCAACAGCGATCAGCTAGCACAGCTAATCGTTGATCTACGGGAGGAGCGCCAGGAGGCGGGGCGTTGA
- a CDS encoding NUDIX domain-containing protein — protein MAKKSAGLLMYRTQDSQLEVLLVHSGGPYWANRRWQAWTIPKGEIDPGEDTFEAAKREFLEETGQVPTGSFRPLQPVRQAGGKLVFAWAFEGNFNPADLHSNTFILEWPPNSGVLREFPEVDQAAWFELEEAKRRIIKAQGQFLDELVQVLGQVPLA, from the coding sequence ATGGCTAAAAAAAGCGCAGGGCTACTCATGTATAGAACCCAGGATTCCCAGCTGGAGGTGCTGTTGGTGCACTCAGGTGGACCTTACTGGGCTAATCGCCGTTGGCAAGCCTGGACAATTCCCAAGGGCGAAATTGACCCTGGAGAAGACACCTTTGAAGCCGCCAAGCGCGAGTTTTTAGAAGAAACTGGGCAAGTTCCGACCGGCAGCTTTCGCCCTCTACAGCCGGTACGCCAGGCTGGGGGTAAGCTAGTCTTTGCTTGGGCCTTTGAGGGCAACTTCAACCCTGCAGATCTGCACAGCAATACCTTCATTCTAGAATGGCCACCCAACTCTGGCGTGCTACGGGAGTTTCCCGAGGTGGACCAAGCCGCCTGGTTTGAACTAGAAGAGGCCAAGAGACGCATCATTAAAGCCCAAGGCCAGTTTTTAGACGAACTAGTGCAAGTGCTGGGGCAGGTGCCTTTAGCGTGA
- a CDS encoding zinc ribbon domain-containing protein, whose amino-acid sequence MPYHCDLSPGQKIYLDNPGSITLITLASAGAGQQQQSSTQVHTGPWTEIPQIVRAGNGALLRCVTAQGTFFWQIRGMQIEVASATDWATDQATPMQAAEVGPSPITSMPPMPPMAPMQMGDMQMSLNPMTLRMGKMTLGLDTSTVNTRKFCTQCGAAIALGDRFCGSCGHQLP is encoded by the coding sequence ATGCCTTATCACTGCGATCTTAGCCCTGGCCAAAAGATATATCTTGACAACCCCGGTTCCATCACCCTCATTACCCTAGCCAGCGCTGGTGCTGGCCAACAGCAGCAGTCCAGCACTCAGGTGCATACGGGCCCATGGACGGAGATACCCCAAATAGTTAGGGCAGGCAACGGGGCGCTCCTGCGCTGTGTTACGGCCCAGGGCACGTTTTTCTGGCAAATCCGGGGTATGCAGATTGAAGTCGCATCTGCCACGGATTGGGCTACCGACCAGGCCACTCCCATGCAGGCAGCCGAGGTTGGTCCTTCTCCAATCACCTCAATGCCGCCCATGCCACCCATGGCTCCAATGCAGATGGGCGACATGCAGATGTCACTCAACCCTATGACCCTGCGCATGGGCAAGATGACCCTCGGGTTGGACACGTCGACGGTTAACACCCGGAAATTTTGTACTCAGTGCGGGGCTGCGATCGCCTTGGGCGATCGGTTTTGCGGCAGCTGTGGCCATCAACTGCCTTAG
- the aqpZ gene encoding aquaporin Z → MPLVKRCVAEFFGTFWLVLGGCGSAVLAGKFLDSSGAFNLGIGFLGVSLAFGLTVLTMAYAIGHISGCHLNPAVSFGLWAGGRFPSSELLPYIVSQVLGGILGAGIIYIIATGQPGFAIDPSVGNPLATNGFGAHSPGGFSLLACFVCEVVMTFFFLMIILGATDLRAPVGLAPVAIGLALTLIHLISIPVTNTSVNPARSTGPALFVGGPLFAQLWLFWVAPILGALLAGWFYATFFAVDRERAAQVENAKTVV, encoded by the coding sequence ATGCCTCTCGTAAAGCGTTGTGTAGCTGAATTTTTTGGTACGTTTTGGTTGGTGCTGGGCGGTTGTGGCAGTGCCGTGCTGGCAGGTAAGTTTTTAGACAGCAGCGGTGCCTTTAACCTAGGCATCGGCTTTTTGGGCGTTTCACTGGCGTTTGGCCTGACAGTGCTGACTATGGCCTACGCAATTGGCCACATCTCAGGCTGTCATCTCAATCCGGCAGTGTCCTTTGGGCTGTGGGCCGGGGGACGGTTTCCCAGTAGCGAACTGCTGCCCTATATTGTGTCCCAGGTGTTGGGAGGCATTTTGGGGGCTGGCATCATCTACATTATTGCCACTGGGCAGCCGGGATTTGCCATTGACCCCTCTGTGGGCAATCCTTTGGCGACTAATGGTTTTGGGGCTCACTCGCCCGGTGGCTTTAGCCTATTGGCCTGCTTCGTGTGTGAAGTGGTAATGACCTTCTTTTTCTTGATGATCATCTTGGGGGCCACTGACCTTCGTGCTCCAGTAGGCCTAGCCCCAGTGGCGATTGGTCTGGCGCTGACGCTAATTCACCTAATTAGTATTCCGGTGACCAATACCTCTGTGAATCCCGCTCGCAGCACAGGTCCGGCTCTGTTTGTCGGTGGTCCGCTGTTTGCCCAGCTGTGGCTATTCTGGGTAGCACCTATTCTAGGGGCGCTGCTAGCAGGGTGGTTTTATGCCACGTTCTTTGCTGTCGATCGTGAGCGAGCCGCCCAAGTTGAAAATGCCAAGACAGTCGTCTAG